A section of the Verrucomicrobium sp. GAS474 genome encodes:
- a CDS encoding helix-turn-helix domain-containing protein has product MIDLDGIRIEYLEAGRGGANWPDGWSHRKIVPFAIFAEATQGAYEATVGGKTVRATAGEILFIPPNAPVTFVHHWGRKGHFLGRWLHLRATLHGTVDVTELLALPALLQGSPARLLGLRTNQVMAAAGGGALWEALHRQELAFKILRELGEAFAARGDWRDAQDRLLRVSRFRPVFEYVRNHLAEPLTVAGLARTVSLSPSRFLAAFKEAMGLSPMAYVQQARLALARQRLLADAPSIAAVAEETGFVNQFHFSRVFKTRFGITPSRYRTTHRQRE; this is encoded by the coding sequence ATGATCGACCTCGACGGCATCCGCATCGAATACCTGGAAGCGGGCCGGGGCGGCGCGAACTGGCCCGACGGCTGGTCCCACCGGAAGATCGTCCCCTTCGCGATCTTCGCCGAGGCGACTCAGGGCGCGTACGAGGCGACCGTCGGCGGGAAGACGGTCCGGGCCACGGCGGGGGAGATTCTCTTCATCCCGCCGAACGCCCCGGTGACCTTCGTTCACCATTGGGGGCGGAAGGGCCATTTCCTCGGCCGCTGGCTCCACCTGCGGGCGACGCTCCACGGGACCGTCGACGTCACCGAGCTGCTCGCCCTCCCGGCGCTGCTGCAGGGCTCCCCCGCCCGGCTCCTGGGGTTGCGGACGAACCAGGTGATGGCGGCGGCGGGCGGGGGGGCGCTGTGGGAGGCGCTCCATCGGCAGGAGCTCGCCTTCAAGATCCTGCGGGAACTCGGCGAGGCGTTCGCGGCCCGGGGCGATTGGCGCGACGCGCAGGACCGGCTGCTGCGGGTCTCCCGCTTCCGCCCGGTGTTCGAGTATGTCCGGAATCACCTGGCGGAGCCGCTCACGGTGGCGGGACTGGCGCGGACGGTCTCGCTCTCCCCCTCCCGCTTCCTCGCCGCTTTCAAGGAGGCGATGGGGCTCTCCCCGATGGCCTACGTCCAGCAGGCGCGGCTGGCGCTGGCCCGGCAGCGGCTCCTCGCCGACGCGCCGAGCATCGCCGCCGTGGCCGAGGAGACCGGCTTCGTCAACCAGTTCCACTTCAGCCGGGTCTTCAAGACCCGCTTCGGGATCACTCCTTCCCGCTACCGGACGACCCACCGGCAGCGGGAGTAG
- a CDS encoding ADP-ribosylglycohydrolase family protein: MISLESRSYGGWLGKSIGGTLGLPAEGKTERQHYRFYDPVPTVAPPNDDLELQLVWLDRMENHRGPLTIETIADAWLSHIHYMWDEYGRCRWNLRRGVPAALAGVYENPFASGMGSPIRSEVWAIVAAGKPDLAEAFARLDSMIDHGAEGVAGEVFIAVLQSLLLDGVGLDEGIEEALKRVDPATETRQAFDLLFHLHRQGVECWTARERLLAAHHSDNFTHAPLNVALTFWALLYGAGDFEATVLLGVNGGYDTDCTAATAGAILGMLHGAERLPQKWIAPIGDSVEVGAGIVGIRAPQSLQELTARSLALRSRAEELAPRFPSAPTALPSLASLPGTVSFTGGNALVPWANGELPGEIKANGGGTIEWKPGADLGKPFRLVALARSGCRLRVDGKVVVDCPAGVPYVPATHRSAEGSFATFVPTQASHEVKIELNAANPFQEATLLLADASLHIAPWSGEILAFRATLPAAF, from the coding sequence ATGATCTCCCTCGAATCGCGTTCCTACGGCGGCTGGCTCGGCAAATCGATCGGCGGCACCCTCGGCCTTCCCGCCGAGGGGAAGACCGAGCGGCAGCACTACCGCTTCTACGATCCCGTCCCGACCGTCGCCCCGCCGAACGACGACCTGGAACTCCAGCTCGTCTGGCTCGACCGGATGGAGAACCATCGCGGACCGCTGACCATCGAGACCATCGCCGACGCCTGGCTCTCCCACATCCACTACATGTGGGACGAGTACGGCCGCTGCCGCTGGAACCTCCGCCGGGGCGTCCCCGCCGCCCTCGCCGGGGTCTACGAGAATCCCTTCGCCTCCGGCATGGGCTCCCCGATCCGCAGCGAGGTCTGGGCCATCGTCGCCGCCGGGAAGCCCGACCTCGCCGAGGCCTTCGCCCGGCTCGACTCGATGATCGACCACGGGGCCGAGGGCGTCGCGGGCGAGGTCTTCATCGCCGTCCTCCAGTCCCTCCTCCTCGACGGCGTCGGCCTCGACGAGGGGATCGAGGAGGCGCTGAAGCGGGTCGATCCCGCCACCGAGACCCGCCAGGCCTTCGACCTCCTCTTCCACCTCCACCGCCAGGGCGTCGAGTGCTGGACGGCGCGGGAGCGGCTCCTCGCCGCCCATCACAGCGACAACTTCACCCACGCCCCGCTCAACGTCGCCCTCACCTTCTGGGCGCTCCTCTACGGCGCGGGCGACTTCGAGGCGACGGTCCTCCTCGGCGTCAACGGCGGATACGACACCGACTGCACCGCCGCCACCGCCGGGGCAATCCTCGGCATGCTCCACGGGGCGGAGCGGCTCCCGCAGAAATGGATCGCCCCGATCGGCGATTCGGTCGAGGTCGGCGCGGGCATCGTCGGCATCCGCGCGCCGCAGAGCCTCCAGGAACTGACCGCCCGGAGCCTCGCCCTCCGCTCCCGCGCGGAGGAGCTCGCCCCCCGGTTCCCCTCGGCCCCGACGGCGCTCCCCTCCCTCGCCTCGCTCCCCGGCACCGTCTCCTTCACCGGCGGGAACGCCCTCGTCCCCTGGGCGAACGGCGAGCTGCCGGGCGAGATCAAGGCCAACGGCGGCGGCACGATCGAATGGAAGCCCGGGGCCGACCTCGGCAAGCCGTTCCGCCTCGTCGCCCTCGCCCGTTCCGGCTGCCGCCTCCGCGTCGACGGAAAGGTCGTCGTCGATTGCCCCGCCGGGGTCCCCTACGTCCCCGCGACCCACCGTTCCGCCGAGGGCAGCTTCGCCACCTTCGTCCCGACACAGGCCTCCCACGAGGTGAAGATCGAGCTCAACGCGGCGAATCCCTTCCAGGAGGCGACCCTCCTCCTCGCCGACGCCTCCCTCCACATCGCGCCGTGGAGTGGGGAGATCCTGGCGTTCCGCGCCACGCTCCCCGCGGCGTTCTAG
- a CDS encoding IclR family transcriptional regulator yields the protein MPRVLSLDKSLSVLEAIFHHHDGIGTRALAQQMQLNVATIHNIARTFCLRGYLRQDPETKVFYPGIRLMLLARHPTYLRSLTLSASGIVEETARKLNESVLLASMDHGRVLNLKYVPSRQALRAQESEDMSLHSYATAVGKILLAATTNPELDAFLQETKLQAFTPRTFSTVESLKAELRRVREEGRARTREEFCAGLNAGAVPIRDPWGSIVAAIGASAPTIRLETEEQWEALFADLSQAASAIEAQWREAQQTQPRKAARRGRGPAAKTAAKAAPESGPGTGDSDPA from the coding sequence ATGCCCAGAGTCTTAAGCCTCGATAAGAGCCTCTCCGTCCTGGAGGCGATCTTCCATCACCACGACGGCATCGGCACCCGCGCCCTCGCCCAGCAGATGCAGCTGAACGTCGCCACGATCCACAACATCGCGCGGACCTTCTGCCTCCGGGGCTACCTCCGCCAGGACCCCGAGACGAAGGTCTTCTATCCCGGCATCCGCCTGATGCTCCTCGCCCGCCATCCCACGTACCTCCGCTCCCTGACCCTCTCCGCCTCCGGGATCGTCGAGGAGACGGCGCGGAAGCTGAACGAGAGCGTCCTGCTCGCCTCGATGGACCATGGCCGGGTGCTGAACCTGAAGTACGTCCCCAGCCGCCAGGCCCTCCGCGCCCAGGAATCGGAGGACATGAGCCTCCATTCCTACGCCACCGCCGTCGGCAAGATCCTCCTCGCCGCGACGACGAATCCCGAGCTCGACGCCTTCCTCCAGGAGACGAAGCTCCAGGCCTTCACCCCCCGGACCTTCTCCACCGTCGAGAGCCTGAAGGCCGAGCTGCGCCGCGTCCGCGAGGAGGGCCGCGCCCGGACCCGCGAGGAATTCTGCGCCGGGCTGAACGCCGGGGCCGTCCCCATCCGCGACCCGTGGGGATCGATCGTCGCCGCCATCGGGGCGAGCGCCCCCACCATCCGCCTCGAGACCGAGGAACAGTGGGAGGCCCTCTTCGCCGACCTGAGCCAGGCCGCATCGGCGATCGAGGCCCAGTGGCGCGAAGCCCAGCAGACCCAGCCCCGCAAGGCCGCCCGCCGGGGACGCGGCCCCGCCGCGAAGACCGCCGCAAAGGCCGCGCCGGAGTCCGGACCCGGCACGGGCGATTCCGATCCGGCGTGA
- a CDS encoding TIM barrel protein — protein sequence MRLSGPNSGSPSNPAEWIANVKNAGYGGANLPLNHEVSDAVLATFLEAAKAADIVVAEVGAWSNPIDADPAKAKAALDKCKTQLAFAERSGARCCVNIVGSRNPEKWDGPHPENFSDETFEMVVQTTREIIDAVKPKRTFYCLETMPWIFPSSPDEYLALIKAVDRPAMGVHLDPVNMINTPARYYRNGDFIRDCFAKLGPYIKSCHAKDIILRENLTVHLDECRPGTGFLDFGAYLRELDKLDPDIPLYMEHLPMEEYPIAADYIRSVAKKNGLRFK from the coding sequence ATGCGCCTGAGCGGCCCCAATAGCGGCAGCCCCTCCAATCCCGCCGAGTGGATCGCCAACGTGAAGAACGCGGGCTACGGCGGGGCGAACCTCCCCCTGAACCACGAGGTCTCCGACGCGGTCCTCGCCACCTTCCTCGAGGCGGCCAAGGCAGCCGACATCGTCGTCGCCGAGGTCGGCGCCTGGTCGAACCCGATCGACGCCGATCCCGCGAAGGCCAAGGCGGCGCTCGACAAGTGCAAGACCCAGCTCGCCTTCGCGGAGCGGAGCGGGGCGCGCTGCTGCGTCAACATCGTCGGCTCCCGGAACCCCGAGAAGTGGGACGGCCCCCATCCCGAGAACTTCTCCGACGAGACGTTCGAGATGGTCGTCCAGACGACGCGGGAGATCATCGACGCGGTGAAGCCGAAGCGGACCTTCTACTGCCTCGAGACGATGCCGTGGATCTTCCCCTCCTCGCCCGACGAGTACCTCGCCCTGATCAAGGCGGTCGACCGGCCCGCGATGGGAGTCCACCTCGATCCCGTGAACATGATCAACACCCCGGCCCGCTACTACCGCAACGGCGACTTCATCCGGGACTGCTTCGCGAAGCTCGGGCCCTACATCAAGAGCTGCCACGCGAAGGACATCATCCTGCGGGAGAACCTCACGGTCCACCTCGACGAATGCCGCCCCGGCACCGGCTTCCTCGACTTCGGCGCCTACCTGCGCGAGCTCGACAAGCTCGACCCCGACATCCCCCTCTACATGGAACACCTCCCGATGGAGGAATACCCGATCGCCGCCGACTACATCCGTTCCGTCGCGAAGAAGAACGGCCTCCGGTTCAAGTAA
- a CDS encoding XylR family transcriptional regulator: MARRPPVLSRTPHVALLIETSKFYGRESLLGISTYARLHGGWSIYAVERGQNDPDPGWLANWKGDGIITRSFDLKLCRRAQKRGIPVVSLRHLVPKPEFPSFFPDQVAIANRVARHFIERGVRRFAYMTIPGDRGWEEIRRAAFVQVLQKEGMPAPAIRLLSTEAGMNWEHQEGELVTWLRQLPKPVGIMTSHDAQGLLVLDACRRAGIRVPDDVAVVSVDNDPVLCEISAPPLSSLDQNVQKIGFEAAAALDRMMRGEACAAKNYFIEPGDVVTRQSSDVLMVDDPGLAKAIRFVREAGGKGIGVNDMARVAGMSRRALEMKFVKVIGRTPLEEIQEIRYRRTRHLLLETNYTLPQIAELVGIQYHEYLVRFFKKRSGMTPGEFRRRMG, from the coding sequence ACGCCGCACGTCGCGCTCCTGATCGAGACGTCGAAGTTCTACGGCCGCGAGAGCCTCCTCGGCATCAGCACCTATGCCCGCCTTCACGGCGGTTGGTCGATCTACGCCGTCGAGCGGGGGCAGAACGATCCCGATCCCGGCTGGCTGGCGAACTGGAAGGGCGACGGCATCATCACGCGGAGCTTCGACCTGAAGCTCTGCCGCCGCGCCCAGAAGCGGGGCATCCCCGTCGTCAGCCTCCGCCACCTCGTTCCGAAGCCCGAGTTCCCCTCCTTCTTTCCCGACCAGGTGGCGATCGCGAACCGCGTCGCCCGCCACTTCATCGAGCGCGGCGTCCGCCGCTTCGCCTACATGACGATCCCGGGGGACCGGGGATGGGAGGAGATCCGCCGCGCCGCCTTCGTCCAGGTCCTCCAGAAGGAGGGGATGCCCGCGCCCGCCATCCGCCTCCTCTCGACCGAGGCGGGGATGAACTGGGAGCACCAGGAGGGCGAGCTCGTCACCTGGCTGCGGCAGCTGCCGAAGCCGGTCGGCATCATGACGAGCCACGACGCCCAGGGACTCCTCGTCCTCGACGCCTGCCGCCGCGCGGGGATCCGGGTCCCCGACGACGTCGCCGTGGTCAGCGTCGACAACGACCCGGTCCTCTGCGAGATCTCGGCCCCGCCGCTCTCCAGCCTCGACCAGAACGTCCAGAAAATCGGCTTCGAGGCGGCGGCGGCCCTCGACCGGATGATGCGGGGCGAGGCGTGCGCGGCGAAGAATTACTTCATCGAGCCGGGCGACGTCGTCACGCGGCAATCGTCCGACGTCCTGATGGTCGACGATCCGGGCCTCGCCAAGGCGATCCGGTTCGTCCGCGAGGCGGGCGGGAAGGGGATCGGCGTCAACGACATGGCCCGCGTCGCCGGGATGTCCCGGCGGGCGCTCGAGATGAAATTCGTGAAGGTGATCGGCCGGACCCCGCTGGAGGAGATCCAGGAGATCCGCTACCGCCGCACCCGCCATCTCCTGCTGGAGACGAACTACACCCTGCCGCAGATCGCCGAACTGGTCGGCATCCAGTACCACGAGTACCTCGTCCGCTTCTTCAAGAAACGCTCGGGCATGACCCCGGGGGAATTTCGGCGGCGGATGGGGTGA
- a CDS encoding MFS transporter, which yields MIVTCKKEIPFRWIFFAVLPWAAFSFNWGVVGVAFLFSLKKFIENPAGLTFILSMPSFISVVTAPTVGFVSDRIWTRFGRRKPFIIISWTGIITSLVLMPLMPNFWSLLVVYLFYNLSTDLNSALDPLKQEIIPPHERGRAVGMVSWFSNLGWMSFYFIAFGRFDDVRYMGGSLFAGEKALYWSAALLIAVMLCMITLGIKELDPKSALRGQPLTPKNFFTGVFTAELRPIYLLVLGAASLGAGLGPLGNLLYIDQWGYTKQQMGINMAVGGVINLFIIGLLTVFADKLNRMKAYKILIFISLSINISYYCYVNFVLPDKHPSLVEIIFFGETGSIVGLLTGMVYVPLVYDYVRRNRMGTFAAGSGLVGRLTGIITLNGVGLFVWGYATLFLPPAGEMTRVVLREETSRTDLLAALRSAPWVLPSDGSAAPARDLDAKAWQANGTASERGRTWEIRLHDKESEKRSERKKDLSSKQSLLVSSEELLAAKVASATRRGDPAAVGRLGKEVAAKRQEREKITAEIAAIDAELARRSEAFHAQVEKVLGGRILAPGESLRRAALGEAVLVELPTTARPEGKALEKASAALRQAFPDLIDIRPLKLKETKEEENGYALVVSFPAGSGGGSDASLAEAVARTAAGAGSPLFPSGGGPLAPLGTWREPLLSFEAMVVENPVDPYVSPINRVVNGLFSLFQKNPTARRKLDAMASTLRSSSGIGHLRIDPGAEPKTLAVTVVLPPTLEGMIPTAGDAAVGTRLEQLPPAGAAKAGIAAEARQFYDQLEVAAAAQRITLVRPRLASGYAPMQYDYMSGYLWMFLMSVIGITMVFVFCHVERKGLVRKRGVEEEKA from the coding sequence ATGATCGTCACTTGCAAAAAGGAGATCCCGTTCCGCTGGATTTTCTTCGCCGTCCTTCCCTGGGCCGCCTTCTCGTTCAACTGGGGCGTGGTCGGCGTCGCCTTCCTGTTCTCGCTGAAGAAATTCATCGAGAACCCGGCGGGACTGACCTTCATCCTCAGCATGCCGAGCTTCATCTCGGTCGTCACCGCGCCGACGGTCGGCTTCGTCTCCGACCGGATCTGGACCCGCTTCGGGCGGCGGAAGCCGTTCATCATCATCTCGTGGACCGGGATCATCACCTCGCTGGTGCTGATGCCGCTGATGCCGAATTTCTGGTCGCTCCTCGTCGTCTACCTTTTCTACAACCTCTCCACCGATCTCAATTCGGCGCTCGACCCGTTGAAGCAGGAGATCATCCCTCCCCACGAGCGGGGCCGCGCGGTCGGCATGGTCTCGTGGTTCTCGAACCTCGGCTGGATGAGTTTCTATTTCATCGCCTTCGGCCGCTTCGACGACGTCCGCTACATGGGCGGCAGCCTCTTCGCGGGGGAGAAGGCGCTCTACTGGTCGGCGGCGCTCCTCATCGCCGTGATGCTCTGCATGATCACGCTCGGGATCAAGGAACTCGACCCGAAGAGCGCCCTGCGCGGGCAGCCGCTCACCCCGAAGAACTTCTTCACCGGGGTCTTCACCGCGGAGCTCCGCCCCATCTACCTCCTGGTCCTCGGGGCCGCCTCGCTCGGCGCGGGCCTCGGGCCGCTCGGCAACCTCCTCTACATCGACCAGTGGGGCTACACGAAGCAGCAGATGGGGATCAACATGGCCGTCGGCGGCGTGATCAACCTCTTCATCATCGGCTTGCTCACTGTCTTCGCCGACAAGCTGAACCGGATGAAGGCCTACAAGATCCTCATCTTCATCTCGCTCTCGATCAACATCAGCTATTACTGCTACGTCAACTTCGTCCTCCCGGACAAGCATCCCTCCCTCGTCGAGATCATCTTCTTCGGCGAGACGGGAAGCATCGTCGGCCTCCTCACCGGGATGGTCTACGTCCCCCTCGTCTACGACTACGTCCGCCGGAACCGGATGGGCACCTTCGCCGCCGGGTCGGGACTGGTCGGGCGGCTCACCGGGATCATCACGCTGAACGGCGTCGGCCTCTTCGTCTGGGGCTACGCCACCCTCTTCCTCCCGCCCGCCGGGGAGATGACCCGCGTCGTCCTCCGGGAGGAGACGAGCCGGACCGACCTCCTCGCGGCGCTCCGCTCCGCCCCGTGGGTCCTCCCTTCCGACGGCAGCGCGGCCCCGGCGCGGGACCTCGACGCGAAGGCGTGGCAGGCCAACGGCACCGCCTCCGAGAGGGGACGGACCTGGGAGATCCGCCTCCACGACAAGGAGAGCGAGAAGCGGAGCGAGCGGAAGAAGGATCTCAGCTCGAAGCAGTCGCTCCTCGTCTCGTCGGAAGAGCTCCTCGCCGCGAAGGTCGCCTCGGCGACCCGCCGGGGGGATCCCGCCGCCGTCGGGCGGCTGGGGAAGGAAGTCGCGGCCAAGCGGCAGGAGCGGGAGAAGATCACCGCTGAGATCGCCGCGATCGACGCCGAGCTGGCCCGCCGCTCCGAGGCGTTCCACGCGCAGGTGGAGAAGGTCCTCGGCGGACGGATCCTCGCCCCCGGGGAATCGCTGCGGCGGGCCGCCCTCGGCGAGGCCGTCCTGGTCGAGCTGCCGACGACGGCGCGGCCCGAGGGGAAGGCGCTGGAGAAGGCCTCGGCGGCGCTCCGGCAGGCCTTCCCCGACCTGATCGACATCCGGCCGCTGAAATTGAAGGAGACGAAGGAGGAGGAAAACGGCTACGCCCTGGTCGTCAGCTTCCCTGCCGGAAGTGGCGGCGGGAGCGACGCGTCCCTCGCCGAGGCCGTGGCGCGGACGGCGGCGGGGGCGGGCTCCCCGCTCTTCCCCTCCGGAGGCGGCCCGCTCGCTCCCCTCGGCACCTGGCGCGAGCCCCTTCTCTCGTTCGAGGCGATGGTCGTCGAGAATCCGGTCGATCCCTACGTCTCGCCGATCAACCGGGTCGTGAACGGCCTCTTCTCCCTCTTCCAGAAAAACCCGACCGCGCGGCGGAAGCTCGACGCGATGGCGAGCACCCTGCGGAGTTCCTCCGGGATCGGCCACCTCCGGATCGATCCCGGCGCGGAGCCGAAGACCCTCGCCGTCACCGTCGTCCTGCCGCCGACCCTCGAGGGCATGATTCCCACCGCGGGCGACGCGGCGGTCGGCACCCGGCTGGAGCAGTTGCCGCCCGCCGGGGCGGCCAAGGCGGGAATCGCCGCCGAGGCGCGGCAGTTCTACGACCAGCTGGAGGTCGCCGCCGCGGCCCAGCGGATCACCCTGGTCCGGCCCCGGCTGGCGTCGGGCTATGCGCCGATGCAGTATGATTACATGAGCGGTTACCTATGGATGTTCCTGATGAGCGTGATCGGCATCACGATGGTCTTCGTCTTCTGCCACGTCGAGCGGAAGGGGTTGGTCCGCAAGCGGGGCGTCGAGGAGGAAAAGGCATGA
- a CDS encoding zinc-binding dehydrogenase, with product MKQVAFTAHRQAEVVDLPDLTDPLNPGDIRGRTVISLTSPGTELNWGFLGKEHFPGYPGYASVFRVDEVASDVTDIAPGTLVYASGRHRDTQQVRRADAVPLPAGLAPEAAVFARLMGVSMSTLTTTTARPPARVLITGLGPVGNLAAQIFSTCGYRVTAVDPVESRRESARKMGLADVRPSLEATGGAPEIVGQIALHVECSGHEQAVLDGCKAVGKRGEVVMVGVPWRKRTDLAAFDILHAVFHKYAVLRSGWEWEVPGHPTDFRPNSLIENYRAAIEWIASGRINLEGMASCYAPSEAQKVYSGLLDQSLPTPAALFDWRS from the coding sequence ATGAAACAAGTTGCCTTCACCGCCCACCGCCAAGCCGAAGTCGTCGACCTCCCCGACCTGACCGATCCCCTCAACCCCGGCGACATCCGGGGCCGTACGGTGATCTCCCTCACCAGCCCCGGCACCGAGCTGAACTGGGGCTTCCTCGGCAAGGAACACTTCCCCGGCTATCCCGGCTACGCCTCGGTCTTCCGGGTCGACGAGGTCGCCTCCGACGTCACCGACATCGCCCCCGGCACCCTCGTCTACGCCTCGGGCCGCCACCGGGACACCCAGCAGGTCCGGCGCGCCGACGCCGTCCCCCTCCCCGCCGGCCTCGCCCCCGAGGCCGCCGTCTTCGCCCGGCTGATGGGCGTCAGCATGAGCACCCTCACCACCACCACGGCCCGGCCTCCCGCCCGCGTCCTGATCACCGGCCTCGGCCCGGTCGGGAACCTCGCGGCGCAGATCTTCTCGACCTGCGGTTACCGCGTCACCGCCGTCGACCCCGTGGAAAGCCGCCGCGAGAGCGCGCGGAAGATGGGCCTCGCCGACGTCCGCCCCTCGCTCGAAGCCACGGGGGGCGCCCCCGAAATCGTCGGCCAGATCGCCCTCCACGTCGAGTGCAGCGGCCACGAGCAGGCCGTCCTCGACGGCTGCAAGGCGGTCGGCAAGCGGGGCGAGGTCGTCATGGTCGGCGTCCCCTGGCGGAAGCGGACCGACCTCGCCGCCTTCGACATCCTCCACGCCGTCTTCCACAAGTACGCCGTCCTCCGCAGCGGCTGGGAATGGGAAGTCCCGGGCCACCCGACCGACTTCCGCCCGAACTCCCTCATCGAGAACTACCGCGCCGCGATCGAGTGGATCGCCTCCGGCCGGATCAACCTCGAAGGGATGGCCTCCTGCTACGCCCCCTCCGAGGCGCAGAAAGTCTACAGCGGCCTCCTCGACCAAAGCCTCCCCACCCCCGCCGCGCTCTTCGACTGGCGCAGCTAG
- a CDS encoding cupin domain-containing protein: MSTRPAPSPSTTLFIEDREIAAKAFGECHGGVGTVTCRDLIEKLPAKHFIRYIHDDILPPGTSIGYHQHPSETPFEEWYYVLSGHGVMTLDGKDYPMGPGDVSGCFANGFHGLKNTGTEDLRLLVIAARPIG; this comes from the coding sequence ATGAGCACCCGCCCTGCCCCCTCTCCATCGACCACCCTCTTCATCGAAGACCGGGAGATCGCGGCGAAGGCGTTCGGCGAATGCCATGGCGGCGTCGGCACCGTCACCTGCCGCGACCTGATCGAGAAGCTCCCCGCCAAGCACTTCATCCGCTACATCCACGACGACATCCTCCCGCCCGGCACCTCGATCGGCTACCATCAGCATCCGAGCGAGACGCCGTTCGAGGAATGGTATTACGTCCTCTCCGGCCACGGCGTGATGACCCTCGACGGGAAGGACTATCCGATGGGGCCGGGCGACGTCAGCGGCTGCTTCGCCAACGGCTTCCACGGGCTGAAGAACACGGGGACCGAGGATCTCCGGCTTCTGGTGATCGCGGCGCGACCGATCGGCTAG